Genomic segment of Mycolicibacterium psychrotolerans:
GTTGGCGTAGGCCTCGGCCGTTTCTCGGCGCACTCCGGTGCGTCCGCTGGCAAGCGTCGACAAGCGCAACAGCATCATCGCGCGCACGACCTCGCGTTCCACCTCGGCGCCCGAGCCCGCGGCGTGCGAGCGAATGAGACTGCGCTGCAAGGCGGTACGCATGTCGAGCGGTATGTGTCGGGTGGCGAGCGCCCCGAATCCGGTCGACACCCCGTAGACCGGTGTCGGATCGGCGGCGAGTGCCTCGATGTGGCGGCGGCTCTCGTCGATCACCGTGACCGCATCGTCGGCGAGCGCGACGGGCGCGTCGGCCCGGGCGACCGCGACGACGTCGTCGAAGCTGACGGGGCCGATACCGACGGTGACTGTCATCTCGCAAATTTAGAGGCTGCGCAACGGCCTCCGGCCCGGCGCCGGCGACTTAGTGTCTCGGATCTGAGACACTGCTCGTCTCGAACCAGCCGTCGGGTCCGTGGCCCGACAATGCCGTGGTCAGCTCAAATGCGGCGGTGCGGACCGCACGCACCAGGTCCCCGTGGGATGCACGCGGGTGATCCTGGCGCCAGGTCACGCTGATGGCGGCGCAGGGCCGGCCCGAGTGGTCGAACGCGCAGGCCGCCACCGACTGCAGACCGGCGGTGACGAGTCCGATCTCCTCGGACCAACGTCGACGGCGCTCCGCGGCGAGGACCCGCCGGAGGTCGGGGAGCGTCGCCGGTCCCTGCCCTGTGCGGTTGACGAACCCACGGGCGGACGGGAAGAGGGCCCGCACCTGGGCGGCGGGCAGGTGCGCCAGGATCGAGCGGCCGTTGGCCGTCAGATGCGCCGGCAGCCGGACGCCGACATCGGTGACGAGCGTGACCGGGATCCTGGACACAGCGGGCTGTTCCTTGAGCAGGTAGAGGCTCTCGGCGCCGTGTAGCACGCCCAGGTGTGCGGTCTCCCCGACCTGGGCGACCAGGCGCCGCAACACCGGCCGGGCCAGCATCTCCAGCGGCTCATGCCGCAGGTAGGCCGAGCCGATCTCGAAGGCCGCCATGCCGAGTCCGTACGTGCGTCGGTCCGGGAAATGCACGACGAACCCGCGCGCGAGGAGCACGTCGAGCAGGTGGTAGGTCGACGATCGCGGAATCTTCAGGTCGCGGGATACCGCCACGCCCGACACCGGGCCCGGCTTACCGGCGAGGTACAGCAGCACGTCCAGCGCTCGGCCGACTGCCGGTGAAGTACTCGACATCGCTGGACCCTCCAGGTCTCGGATACGAGACACTAGCCGCTGAAAT
This window contains:
- a CDS encoding IclR family transcriptional regulator, producing the protein MSSTSPAVGRALDVLLYLAGKPGPVSGVAVSRDLKIPRSSTYHLLDVLLARGFVVHFPDRRTYGLGMAAFEIGSAYLRHEPLEMLARPVLRRLVAQVGETAHLGVLHGAESLYLLKEQPAVSRIPVTLVTDVGVRLPAHLTANGRSILAHLPAAQVRALFPSARGFVNRTGQGPATLPDLRRVLAAERRRRWSEEIGLVTAGLQSVAACAFDHSGRPCAAISVTWRQDHPRASHGDLVRAVRTAAFELTTALSGHGPDGWFETSSVSDPRH